A genomic stretch from Bradyrhizobium quebecense includes:
- a CDS encoding dioxygenase: protein MTQFNETELTTAVIRSFDQTPDPRAKFLLQELVKSLHDYVRKTDLTFEEWDHAIGFLTRTGQKCTDIRQEFILLSDVLGVSMLVDAVNHRDRDGATETTVLGPFYVGEHKVTPHGTDISASLPGERMFVQSRVTDLDGKPLANVPVDIWHADDDGFYDSQKPSYATEGPSSRARFITDADGRFFFRTIVPCSYPIPTDGPVGQMITQTNRHPMRPAHVHFLVNAKGHEPLITHVFVEGDKYIDSDVVFGVKDELVAKVERRTDPVMPDGQRSDRPWSLMTYEFHVKPGGGMAPAPLGTKVAEDA from the coding sequence ATGACCCAGTTCAACGAAACCGAGCTCACCACAGCCGTCATCCGCAGCTTCGACCAGACGCCCGATCCGCGGGCCAAGTTCCTGCTGCAGGAACTGGTGAAGTCGCTGCACGATTATGTGCGCAAGACCGATCTCACCTTCGAGGAATGGGACCACGCCATCGGCTTCCTGACCCGCACCGGTCAGAAGTGCACCGACATCCGCCAGGAATTCATCCTGTTGTCCGACGTGCTCGGCGTGTCGATGCTGGTCGATGCGGTCAACCACAGAGATCGCGACGGCGCGACCGAGACCACCGTGCTCGGCCCGTTCTATGTCGGCGAGCACAAGGTGACGCCGCACGGCACCGACATCTCGGCAAGCCTGCCCGGCGAGCGCATGTTCGTGCAAAGCCGCGTCACCGATCTCGACGGCAAGCCGCTGGCCAATGTGCCGGTCGATATCTGGCACGCTGACGACGACGGGTTCTATGACTCGCAGAAGCCGAGCTATGCCACCGAAGGCCCGTCCTCGCGGGCGCGCTTCATCACCGATGCCGACGGCCGCTTCTTCTTCCGCACCATCGTGCCGTGCAGCTATCCGATTCCGACCGATGGTCCGGTCGGGCAGATGATCACGCAGACCAACCGGCATCCGATGCGGCCGGCGCATGTGCACTTCCTGGTCAACGCCAAGGGCCATGAGCCGCTGATCACGCATGTGTTCGTCGAAGGCGACAAGTACATCGACTCCGATGTCGTGTTCGGCGTCAAGGACGAACTGGTCGCCAAGGTCGAGCGGCGCACTGATCCTGTGATGCCCGACGGCCAGCGCTCGGATCGCCCGTGGAGCCTGATGACCTACGAATTCCACGTGAAGCCCGGCGGCGGAATGGCGCCCGCGCCGCTCGGCACCAAGGTCGCCGAAGACGCCTGA
- a CDS encoding CmpA/NrtA family ABC transporter substrate-binding protein, with amino-acid sequence MTKPSNTPRGRAISRRQLLKATGGAAALLAAAKLNFPAGAFAQGAGPEVKGAKLGFIALTDASPLFVAKEKGIFAKYGMPDVEVQKQASWGTTRDNLVLGSEGNGIDGAHILTPMPYLISAGKVTQNNQPTPMYVMARLNLNGQCISVAKEYADLKVGIDTTPFKAALEKKKASGKAVKAAMTFPGGTHDLWIRYWLAAGGIDPDKDIETIVVPPPQMVANMKVGTMDCFCVCEPWNLQLIHQEIGYTAITTGELWDKHPEKSFGLRAAWVDKNPKAAKALLMAVMEAQQWCEKAENREETAAICAKRQWINCPVEDITDRMKGKFDYGTGRVVENSPQQMRFWKDNASYPYQSHDLWFLTEDIRWGKYEAGFDTKALIAKVNREDLWKEAAKELGVPASEIPASTSRGKETFFDGKVFDPVDPAAYLKSLSIKRVDV; translated from the coding sequence ATGACCAAGCCCAGCAACACGCCCCGAGGCCGCGCGATCAGCCGTCGCCAGCTCCTGAAGGCAACCGGCGGCGCCGCCGCGCTGCTCGCCGCAGCGAAGCTCAATTTCCCCGCTGGTGCATTCGCTCAGGGCGCGGGTCCGGAAGTGAAGGGCGCCAAGCTCGGCTTCATCGCGCTCACCGATGCCTCGCCGCTGTTCGTCGCCAAGGAGAAGGGCATCTTCGCCAAATACGGCATGCCTGATGTCGAGGTGCAGAAGCAGGCCTCGTGGGGCACCACGCGCGACAATCTCGTGCTCGGCTCCGAGGGCAACGGCATCGACGGCGCGCATATCCTGACCCCGATGCCGTATCTGATCTCGGCCGGCAAGGTGACGCAGAACAATCAGCCGACACCGATGTACGTCATGGCGCGGCTCAATCTGAACGGTCAGTGCATCTCGGTCGCCAAGGAATATGCCGATCTCAAGGTCGGCATCGACACCACGCCGTTCAAGGCGGCGCTGGAGAAGAAGAAGGCCTCCGGCAAGGCGGTGAAGGCCGCGATGACCTTCCCGGGCGGCACGCACGATCTCTGGATCCGCTACTGGCTCGCCGCCGGCGGCATCGATCCCGACAAGGACATCGAGACCATCGTGGTGCCGCCGCCGCAGATGGTGGCCAACATGAAGGTCGGCACGATGGATTGCTTCTGCGTCTGCGAGCCGTGGAATCTGCAGCTGATCCATCAGGAGATCGGCTACACCGCGATCACCACCGGCGAGCTCTGGGACAAGCATCCGGAGAAGTCGTTCGGCCTGCGCGCCGCCTGGGTCGACAAGAACCCGAAGGCCGCGAAGGCGCTGCTGATGGCGGTGATGGAAGCCCAGCAGTGGTGCGAGAAGGCGGAGAACCGCGAGGAGACCGCGGCGATCTGCGCCAAGCGGCAGTGGATCAACTGTCCGGTCGAGGACATCACCGACCGGATGAAGGGCAAGTTCGACTACGGCACCGGCCGGGTGGTCGAGAACTCGCCGCAGCAGATGCGGTTCTGGAAGGACAACGCATCCTACCCCTATCAGAGCCACGACCTCTGGTTCCTGACCGAGGACATCCGCTGGGGCAAGTACGAGGCGGGTTTCGACACCAAGGCGCTGATCGCCAAGGTCAACCGCGAGGATCTCTGGAAGGAAGCCGCCAAGGAGCTCGGCGTGCCGGCATCGGAGATTCCAGCCTCGACCTCGCGCGGCAAGGAGACCTTCTTCGACGGCAAGGTGTTCGATCCCGTCGATCCCGCCGCTTACCTGAAGTCGCTGTCCATCAAGCGTGTCGACGTCTGA
- the ntrB gene encoding nitrate ABC transporter permease has translation MSMPAMKTEVSAVAIPQAAAAAPVVTMTPKRAPRAETYAKMAKETAARVVPPLIVVALLLVVWELICRRAGSSLPPPSKVFKDTRELILDPFFDNGGIDKGLFWHLSASLQRVAYGYSLAAIAGIALGTLVGQSVWAMRGLDPLFQVLRTIPPLAWLPLSLAAFRDGQPSAIFVIFITSVWPIIINTAVGIRNIPQDYCNVAAVVQLNPLEFFTKIMIPAAAPYIFTGLRIGIGLSWLAIVAAEMLIGGVGIGFFIWDAWNSSHISEIILALFYVGIIGFVLDRLIAGLGRIVTRGTAAN, from the coding sequence ATGTCGATGCCTGCCATGAAGACCGAAGTGTCAGCGGTGGCGATCCCGCAGGCCGCTGCCGCGGCGCCGGTCGTCACCATGACGCCAAAGCGCGCACCGCGCGCCGAGACCTACGCAAAGATGGCGAAGGAGACCGCGGCGCGTGTGGTGCCGCCGCTGATCGTGGTCGCGCTGCTGCTGGTGGTGTGGGAGCTGATCTGCCGGCGCGCCGGCTCCAGCCTGCCGCCGCCTTCCAAAGTGTTCAAGGACACCAGGGAGCTGATCCTCGATCCGTTCTTCGACAATGGCGGCATCGACAAGGGTCTGTTCTGGCACCTCTCCGCCAGCCTGCAGCGCGTCGCCTACGGCTATTCGCTGGCCGCGATCGCGGGCATCGCGCTCGGCACGCTCGTCGGCCAGTCGGTCTGGGCGATGCGCGGGCTCGATCCGCTGTTCCAGGTGCTGCGCACCATCCCGCCGCTCGCCTGGCTGCCGCTCTCGCTCGCCGCATTCCGCGACGGCCAGCCCTCGGCGATCTTCGTCATCTTCATCACCTCGGTGTGGCCGATCATCATCAACACCGCGGTCGGCATCCGCAACATTCCGCAGGACTACTGTAACGTCGCTGCCGTGGTGCAACTCAATCCGCTGGAGTTCTTCACCAAGATCATGATCCCGGCGGCCGCGCCCTACATATTCACCGGCCTGCGCATCGGCATCGGACTGTCCTGGCTCGCGATCGTCGCCGCGGAAATGCTGATCGGCGGCGTCGGCATTGGCTTCTTCATCTGGGACGCGTGGAATTCCTCGCACATCAGCGAAATCATCCTGGCGCTGTTCTATGTCGGCATCATCGGCTTCGTGCTCGACCGCCTGATCGCGGGGCTGGGCAGGATCGTGACCCGCGGCACGGCTGCGAACTGA
- a CDS encoding ABC transporter ATP-binding protein produces MQAYLKLDHIDKTFTRGSATTEVLKDINLTIEKGEYVSIIGHSGCGKSTLLNIVAGLTGATNGGVLLENREVNAPGPDRAVVFQNHSLLPWLTVYENVKLGVDKVFARSKSKAERDAWVMHNLSLVQMAHAKDKRPSEISGGMKQRVGIARALAMEPKVLLLDEPFGALDALTRAHLQDSVMALHQKLSNTILMITHDVDEAVLLSDRIVMMTNGPSARIGEVLEVPLARPRKRLELATNPGYLKCRQRVLEFLYERHSFVEAA; encoded by the coding sequence ATGCAGGCTTATCTGAAGCTCGACCACATCGACAAGACCTTCACTCGCGGCAGCGCCACCACCGAGGTTCTGAAGGACATCAACCTGACGATCGAGAAGGGCGAATACGTCTCGATCATCGGCCATTCCGGCTGCGGCAAGTCGACTTTGCTCAACATCGTGGCGGGCCTCACCGGCGCCACCAATGGTGGCGTGCTGCTGGAGAACCGCGAGGTCAACGCGCCGGGGCCGGATCGCGCCGTCGTATTCCAGAACCACAGCCTGCTGCCGTGGCTGACCGTCTACGAGAACGTCAAGCTCGGCGTCGACAAGGTGTTTGCAAGGAGCAAGAGCAAGGCCGAGCGCGACGCCTGGGTGATGCACAATCTCAGTCTGGTGCAGATGGCGCATGCCAAGGACAAGCGGCCGAGCGAGATTTCCGGCGGCATGAAGCAGCGCGTCGGCATCGCGCGTGCGCTTGCGATGGAGCCGAAGGTGCTGCTGCTCGACGAGCCGTTCGGCGCGCTCGACGCGCTGACCCGGGCGCATCTGCAGGATTCGGTGATGGCGCTGCATCAGAAGCTCAGCAACACCATCCTGATGATCACCCACGACGTCGACGAGGCTGTGCTGCTGTCGGACCGCATCGTCATGATGACCAACGGCCCGAGCGCGCGGATCGGTGAGGTGCTCGAGGTGCCCCTGGCGCGCCCGCGCAAGCGGCTCGAGCTCGCGACCAACCCCGGCTACCTGAAGTGCCGGCAGCGCGTGCTCGAATTCCTCTACGAGCGCCACAGCTTCGTCGAGGCGGCATGA
- a CDS encoding globin family protein, which yields MTEDQVNLVQQTFAKVAPISEQAAVIFYDRLFEVAPGVKAMFPSDMTEQRKKLMGTLAVVVNGLSNLSSVLPAASALAKRHVGYGARPEHYPVVGGALLWTLEKGLGEAWTPDVAAAWTAAYGTLSGYMISEAYGGAQAAE from the coding sequence ATGACGGAAGACCAGGTCAACCTCGTCCAGCAGACCTTCGCCAAGGTCGCACCGATCTCGGAGCAGGCGGCAGTCATCTTCTACGACCGCCTGTTCGAGGTCGCGCCCGGCGTGAAGGCGATGTTTCCTTCTGACATGACCGAGCAGCGCAAGAAGCTGATGGGAACGCTTGCCGTCGTCGTCAACGGATTGAGCAATCTATCGTCAGTGCTACCCGCCGCGAGTGCGCTCGCCAAGCGCCATGTCGGCTATGGCGCGAGGCCCGAGCATTATCCGGTGGTCGGCGGCGCATTGCTGTGGACCTTGGAGAAGGGCCTCGGCGAAGCCTGGACGCCTGACGTCGCCGCCGCATGGACCGCGGCCTACGGCACGCTGTCCGGCTACATGATTTCGGAAGCCTATGGCGGCGCGCAGGCGGCGGAGTAG
- a CDS encoding SMP-30/gluconolactonase/LRE family protein, whose protein sequence is MMFLETPPKLIPTEVFSAVPAEFRRKVVSEWADANRPGAVTDCFIEGPSFDAAGNLYIVDIPFGRIFRIAPDRSWTQVAEYDGWPNGLKIDPMGRILIADYRHGLMELDARSGEVTPLLRSRNSESFRGCNDLHIASNGDIYFTDQGQTGLHDPTGRVYRLRTSGQLDCLIDTGISPNGLVLDPHEAVLFVAMTRDNAVWRAPLMKDGSVSKVGRFCTLFGPSGPDGLTIDGAGRLFVAHASLGHVFVFAPNGECIARIKSCAGQSCTNVAIGGANRDRLYITESVTGTVLVADISGLDR, encoded by the coding sequence ATGATGTTCCTGGAAACGCCGCCGAAACTGATCCCGACCGAAGTCTTCTCCGCCGTGCCGGCCGAATTCCGCCGCAAGGTGGTGAGCGAATGGGCCGACGCCAACCGGCCGGGCGCGGTGACTGACTGCTTCATCGAGGGACCGTCGTTCGATGCCGCCGGCAATCTCTACATCGTCGATATTCCATTCGGCCGCATCTTCAGGATTGCGCCGGACAGGTCATGGACGCAGGTCGCCGAATATGACGGCTGGCCGAACGGGCTGAAGATCGATCCGATGGGCCGCATCCTGATCGCCGACTACCGGCACGGGCTGATGGAGCTCGATGCCAGATCGGGCGAGGTCACGCCGCTGCTGCGCTCGCGCAATTCGGAATCGTTCCGCGGCTGCAACGATCTGCACATCGCCTCGAACGGCGACATCTACTTCACCGACCAGGGCCAGACCGGGCTGCACGATCCGACCGGCCGCGTCTATCGCTTGAGAACCAGCGGGCAGCTCGACTGCCTGATCGACACCGGCATCAGCCCGAACGGCTTAGTGCTCGATCCGCACGAGGCGGTGCTGTTCGTCGCCATGACCCGCGACAATGCGGTGTGGCGCGCGCCGCTCATGAAGGACGGCAGCGTGTCCAAGGTCGGCCGTTTCTGCACGCTGTTCGGCCCGAGCGGACCCGACGGTCTGACGATAGACGGCGCCGGGCGGCTGTTTGTCGCGCACGCCTCGCTCGGCCACGTCTTCGTGTTCGCTCCAAACGGCGAGTGCATCGCGCGGATCAAGTCCTGCGCCGGCCAGAGCTGCACCAATGTCGCGATCGGCGGCGCCAACCGTGACCGGCTCTACATCACGGAATCGGTGACGGGCACGGTGCTGGTCGCCGATATCAGCGGGCTGGACCGATAG
- a CDS encoding substrate-binding domain-containing protein produces the protein MLQIEIETVWRFRKGSSPQTAVVMLGILNEIRKTGKITSAASDAHLSYRHVWNLIEQWSTFFGVPLVETQRGKGSKLTPFGEKLVWAGERMQARLGLQLENLAQELVTEIKPFLAQRPQVIRVHASHGFAVSKLREFLDREGGVGVDLRYVSNQNSLVSLAQGACDLSGVHLPHGELRARGIKACREWLDPREDRVINFVTREMGLMVKRGNPLKITSLKDLVERKARFVNRDHDSGTRLLFDQLLTLHKIPQSRINGAQHMEFTHAAVAAYVASGMADASFGVEAAARQFGLDFIRLLTEDYFFVCKRAFLETEPMQRVLDIMKSSEFHKAVGALPGYVASNTGAVSGVKDFLDKMHSDR, from the coding sequence ATGCTGCAGATCGAGATCGAGACCGTCTGGCGCTTCCGGAAAGGAAGCTCGCCGCAGACCGCGGTCGTGATGCTCGGCATCCTCAACGAGATCAGGAAGACCGGGAAGATCACCAGCGCCGCCAGCGACGCGCATCTGTCCTATCGCCATGTCTGGAACCTGATCGAGCAATGGTCCACCTTCTTCGGCGTGCCGCTGGTGGAGACCCAGCGCGGCAAGGGCTCGAAGCTGACGCCGTTCGGCGAGAAGCTGGTGTGGGCCGGCGAGCGCATGCAGGCGCGACTCGGATTGCAGCTCGAGAACCTCGCGCAGGAACTGGTGACCGAGATCAAACCATTCCTCGCGCAGCGGCCGCAGGTCATCCGGGTTCATGCCAGCCACGGCTTTGCCGTGTCCAAGCTGCGCGAGTTCCTCGATCGCGAAGGCGGCGTGGGCGTCGACCTCCGCTACGTCAGCAACCAGAACTCACTGGTCTCGCTGGCGCAGGGCGCCTGCGATCTCTCCGGCGTGCATCTGCCACACGGCGAACTGCGCGCGCGGGGCATCAAGGCCTGCCGGGAATGGCTCGACCCGCGTGAGGACCGCGTAATCAATTTCGTCACGCGCGAGATGGGCCTGATGGTCAAGCGCGGCAACCCGCTGAAGATCACCTCGCTGAAGGACCTGGTCGAGCGCAAGGCCCGCTTCGTCAACCGCGACCATGATTCCGGCACGCGGCTGCTGTTCGATCAATTGCTGACGCTGCACAAGATCCCACAAAGCCGGATCAATGGCGCCCAGCACATGGAGTTCACCCATGCCGCGGTCGCCGCCTATGTCGCAAGCGGCATGGCGGACGCGAGTTTTGGCGTCGAGGCCGCCGCACGGCAGTTCGGGCTCGATTTCATCCGGCTGCTCACGGAGGACTATTTCTTCGTCTGCAAGCGCGCGTTCCTCGAGACCGAGCCGATGCAGCGCGTGCTCGACATCATGAAGAGCAGCGAGTTTCACAAGGCCGTGGGCGCACTCCCCGGCTATGTCGCCTCGAATACCGGCGCTGTCAGCGGCGTGAAGGATTTTCTCGACAAGATGCATTCCGACCGCTGA
- a CDS encoding aldehyde dehydrogenase family protein, with translation MSVAYDYERDFSQTPTVRDELLLIDGTRVRSLSGKAFKSLNPATEQVIATIAEGNEADVDRAVAAARRAFEGPWRTMRAAERGHILLKWAELLKQHTDGIAALESLDAGKPISAVLRQDFPAAIDTLTYYAGWADKISGDVVSTRDDALTYTVREPVGVVAAIVPWNFPLMIGMWKLAPALACGCTVVMKPAELTSLSALRIGELALEAGLPKGVLNIVTGPGRVVGDALVNHPDVDKVTFTGSPGVGRGIMKGAAGNFKRVSLELGGKSANVIFDDANLEAAAKAAAAGIFFNAGQVCSAGSRVLVQENAYDEVVERLVARAEALRIGDPADRATALGPVISEKQMRSILDYVEIGKNEGAQLATGGARVGDRGYFISPAVFANVAHVMRISQEEIFGPVVSVIKFKDEADALRIANGTAYSLAAGVWSADMGRVQRFARKARAGTVWINTYGYTDVRLPWGGERDSGLGREHGTAALDNFTEPKAVWMNLNV, from the coding sequence ATGTCGGTTGCATATGACTATGAGCGCGACTTCAGCCAGACCCCGACCGTCCGGGACGAGCTGTTGCTGATCGACGGTACCCGTGTCCGCTCGCTGTCCGGAAAGGCCTTCAAGTCCCTCAATCCTGCCACCGAGCAGGTGATCGCGACCATCGCCGAAGGCAATGAGGCGGATGTCGACCGCGCGGTCGCCGCTGCACGCCGCGCCTTCGAAGGCCCGTGGCGGACCATGCGCGCCGCCGAGCGCGGCCATATCCTCTTGAAATGGGCCGAGCTGCTCAAGCAGCACACGGACGGGATCGCAGCCCTGGAAAGCCTCGATGCCGGCAAGCCGATATCGGCGGTGCTGCGCCAGGATTTCCCGGCCGCCATCGACACGCTGACCTACTACGCCGGCTGGGCCGACAAGATCAGCGGCGATGTGGTTTCGACGCGCGACGACGCGCTGACCTATACGGTGCGCGAGCCGGTCGGCGTGGTCGCCGCGATCGTGCCGTGGAATTTCCCGCTGATGATCGGCATGTGGAAGCTGGCGCCGGCACTGGCCTGCGGCTGCACGGTGGTGATGAAGCCGGCCGAGCTGACCTCGCTGTCGGCGCTGCGGATCGGCGAGCTCGCGCTCGAGGCCGGATTGCCGAAGGGCGTGCTCAACATCGTGACCGGCCCCGGCCGCGTCGTCGGCGACGCGCTGGTCAATCATCCCGACGTCGACAAGGTGACGTTCACCGGTTCGCCCGGCGTCGGCCGCGGCATCATGAAGGGCGCCGCTGGCAACTTCAAACGGGTCTCCCTCGAGCTCGGCGGCAAGTCCGCCAATGTGATCTTCGACGACGCCAATCTCGAGGCCGCCGCCAAGGCTGCCGCGGCCGGCATCTTCTTCAATGCCGGGCAGGTCTGCTCGGCCGGCTCGCGCGTGCTGGTGCAGGAGAACGCCTATGACGAGGTGGTCGAGCGCCTGGTCGCCCGCGCCGAAGCGCTGCGCATCGGCGATCCCGCGGATCGCGCCACCGCGCTCGGGCCGGTCATCTCCGAGAAGCAGATGCGCTCGATCCTCGACTATGTCGAGATCGGCAAGAACGAGGGCGCGCAACTCGCCACCGGCGGCGCGCGCGTCGGCGACCGCGGCTATTTCATCAGCCCCGCGGTGTTCGCCAATGTCGCGCACGTGATGCGGATCTCGCAGGAGGAGATCTTCGGTCCCGTCGTCAGCGTGATCAAGTTCAAGGACGAGGCCGATGCGCTGCGCATCGCAAACGGCACCGCCTACAGCCTCGCTGCCGGCGTCTGGAGCGCCGACATGGGCCGCGTGCAGCGCTTCGCCAGGAAGGCCCGCGCCGGTACAGTGTGGATCAACACCTATGGCTATACCGACGTGCGGTTGCCATGGGGCGGCGAACGCGACTCCGGCCTCGGCCGCGAGCACGGCACCGCTGCGCTCGACAATTTCACGGAGCCGAAGGCGGTGTGGATGAATCTCAACGTTTGA
- a CDS encoding aldo/keto reductase encodes MQTRKFGNNGPQVSVIGQGTWYLDRGDRKAAIAALKRGIDAGMTHIDTAEMYGDAELVIADAIAGRRDELFLVSKVLPSNASRRGAITACERSLKRLKTDRLDCYLLHWRGTYPLAETVAAFDELIAAGKICSWGVSNFDAADLDELLDVAGEGKIACNQVLYHLRERAIEHAVIPWCAQHGVAVVAYSPFGHNDFPALSSKSGAVLQSIAQTHQATPRQVALSFLTRLPPVLAIPKASNADHAAENAAAGTLKLSGDEIAALDAAFPRGPKPRSLPML; translated from the coding sequence GTGCAGACAAGAAAATTCGGCAACAACGGCCCGCAGGTCTCGGTGATCGGGCAGGGCACCTGGTATCTCGATCGCGGTGACCGCAAGGCGGCAATCGCTGCGCTGAAGCGCGGTATCGACGCCGGCATGACGCATATCGACACCGCCGAGATGTATGGCGACGCCGAGCTCGTGATCGCGGACGCGATCGCCGGCCGCCGCGACGAGTTATTCCTGGTCTCGAAGGTCCTGCCGAGCAACGCCTCGCGGCGCGGCGCCATCACCGCCTGCGAGCGCTCGCTGAAGCGGCTGAAGACCGATCGCCTCGATTGCTACCTGCTGCATTGGCGCGGAACCTATCCGCTCGCCGAGACGGTCGCGGCGTTCGACGAATTGATCGCGGCCGGCAAGATCTGTTCATGGGGCGTCAGCAATTTCGACGCAGCCGATCTCGATGAACTGCTCGATGTCGCGGGCGAGGGCAAGATCGCCTGCAACCAAGTGCTCTACCATCTGCGCGAGCGCGCCATCGAGCACGCCGTGATCCCGTGGTGCGCGCAGCATGGCGTGGCCGTGGTCGCCTATTCGCCGTTCGGCCACAATGATTTTCCCGCGCTGTCGAGCAAATCCGGAGCGGTGCTGCAATCGATCGCGCAGACGCACCAGGCGACACCACGCCAGGTCGCGTTGAGCTTTCTCACGCGGCTGCCGCCGGTGCTCGCGATCCCGAAGGCGTCGAACGCGGACCACGCGGCGGAGAATGCCGCGGCGGGAACGCTCAAGCTCAGCGGCGACGAAATCGCCGCGCTCGACGCGGCGTTCCCGCGCGGGCCGAAGCCGCGCTCGCTGCCGATGCTCTAG
- a CDS encoding DMT family transporter — MTPPPAVAARLDSVPLSLPAKTSVARKAPARTDSPFKGIALILLSTVFLGTSDVTAKYLSSSLPSIEIAWIRFLVFALIMTPAMLPGTPLFALRSSRPGLHVLRGAALLGSSLIFITGLGFLPIAEASATSFVSPLFVTALSIAFLGEKVGMRRWIATAVGLAGVFIILRPGTSAFHPAAIFPIVSALAWAATLILTRMMSGSERLITVMTYSSIVGVAIVSALVPFVWVTPSWHDIMFGILIGVASTVGQWIVVLAFRYGDASVLAPFSYTQLLWVSILGFLIFGEVPDRWTILGAGFIVASGLYTAHRERMRRSQLLAVASEPSPNA; from the coding sequence GTGACACCGCCCCCCGCCGTAGCCGCCAGGCTGGACAGCGTTCCTCTCTCATTGCCCGCGAAAACGTCTGTTGCACGCAAGGCGCCGGCCCGCACCGACAGTCCGTTCAAGGGCATTGCGCTGATCCTGCTGTCGACGGTGTTTTTGGGCACCTCCGACGTCACCGCGAAATATCTGTCGTCCTCGCTGCCTTCGATCGAGATCGCCTGGATCCGCTTCCTGGTGTTCGCGCTGATCATGACGCCGGCGATGCTGCCGGGCACGCCGTTGTTCGCGCTGCGCAGCAGCCGTCCCGGCCTGCACGTGCTGCGCGGCGCAGCGCTGCTCGGCTCCTCCTTGATCTTCATCACGGGGCTGGGCTTCCTGCCGATCGCCGAGGCCTCGGCCACCAGTTTCGTCTCGCCGCTGTTCGTCACCGCGCTGTCGATCGCTTTCCTTGGTGAGAAGGTTGGCATGCGACGCTGGATTGCAACCGCGGTTGGCCTCGCCGGTGTGTTCATCATCCTGCGACCGGGCACCAGCGCCTTCCATCCCGCCGCGATCTTCCCGATCGTCTCGGCGCTGGCCTGGGCCGCCACGCTGATCCTGACGCGCATGATGAGCGGCAGCGAACGCCTGATCACCGTGATGACCTATTCGTCGATTGTCGGCGTCGCCATCGTCAGCGCGCTGGTGCCGTTCGTCTGGGTCACGCCGAGCTGGCACGACATCATGTTCGGCATCCTGATCGGCGTTGCGTCCACCGTCGGACAGTGGATCGTCGTGCTGGCGTTCCGCTACGGCGATGCCTCGGTGCTGGCACCGTTCTCCTACACGCAGCTGCTCTGGGTCAGCATCCTCGGCTTCCTGATCTTCGGCGAAGTCCCCGATCGCTGGACCATCCTCGGCGCCGGCTTCATCGTCGCTTCCGGCCTCTACACCGCGCACCGCGAGCGCATGCGCCGCTCGCAGTTGCTCGCCGTGGCCAGCGAGCCGTCGCCAAACGCCTGA